The following nucleotide sequence is from Flavobacteriales bacterium.
TTTTATATTTGTCAATAATTTTCATTGCTTGTGGAAGAATAGGTATCATAACTGCTTTGTCTGTTTTCTTTCTGTTTGTTGAAATCCATTTTCTTCCATCAATACCAATAATGATATTTTCTTCTTTTAAGTGGTGTACGTCAATGTATGATAGGCCTGTATAACAACTAAAAACAAAAAGATCTTTAATGCATTCGAGTCGTTCAATTTTGAATTTCTTTTTCTCAATTTTATTGAGTTCAACTTCAGTTAAGTGTTCTATGTCTTTTTTGATAAAAGATAGTTTAAATCGTTTAAATGGATCTTTTTCAAGCCATTCATTCTGAAAGGCTAGATTCATAATTTTCTTAAACCGTTCAACATGCTTCATAATAGTATTATGTGCAAATGGTTGATGCGGGTTTATTGGTTTTGTCTCTTTCATGAAATTTACAAAGCCAACCAGGAAACCATACCTTAAATGAGATAAGTGAATATCCGTCTTTTTGTGCTTTGCTTTTAGATACTGTTGAAAATACTTTTTAGTAGTGAAGTAGTTTTTCAGAGTTCCCCATTCCAGCAAATTGTTCATTTCCTTATTGTGATAATCAAACAGTTCTATGAGTGTGTGTGATTCTTCTTTAAT
It contains:
- a CDS encoding site-specific integrase; its protein translation is KEENWNLSRGLAKGKSEEVRILNTFLEQIRRNIVDCYQELKTSKQTFSCEDVKNAFLGIKEESHTLIELFDYHNKEMNNLLEWGTLKNYFTTKKYFQQYLKAKHKKTDIHLSHLRYGFLVGFVNFMKETKPINPHQPFAHNTIMKHVERFKKIMNLAFQNEWLEKDPFKRFKLSFIKKDIEHLTEVELNKIEKKKFKIERLECIKDLFVFSCYTGLSYIDVHHLKEENIIIGIDGRKWISTNRKKTDKAVMIPILPQAMKIIDKYKNYPTTISKRRLLPSYSNQRLNSYLKEIADICRIKKNLTFHMARHTFATTVTLSNGIPIETVSKLLGHSNIKTTQIYARVIESKISADMNVLYKKFNKPATNQLKLKSS